A part of Eubacterium sp. AB3007 genomic DNA contains:
- the addA gene encoding helicase-exonuclease AddAB subunit AddA encodes MNWTEKQRETIETRGKNILVAAAAGSGKTAVLVERIRRMAMEEGIPLDSMLIVTFTRAAAAEMKEKIRRSLKAKLEEDPSAREQLERLSRAQISTFHSFSLDVVRHFFFLTDLEPDISICDDTKSKLMKEEALDELFQEAFARDDEAFYTLLDWYGNEKNDGRVREIISSLYDTLMALPSPFETLDEKIQELTDYRRSEGWAYRKQIIRGKLERAAEASEKAWEVLVEAGLDRLAEKYEDERKTYRCMATMAEAEDYSGLARLAAEFPRMSLRGKKDEEETWKEVKPYYDARREVAKKLRGEVTKGFLGDEETELAEIASLVPVAKTLCRVLKDFHLRFKTRKMEQKLVDFNDIEHYCLEILQDPDARRYYREKLRYIFVDEYQDTSVMQEAIIDAISGKDNVFMVGDVKQSIYKFRLAEPEIFRERYERYGEGAEDAVRIDLNRNFRSKPVILDWINDRFTPLMEGYDEAARLYPGIDCPEEFAFRPEIRLLAEEEESENLDEELQEMQKDEKEAHLVCNIIEENLGKPFFDSKAPGGGCVRPMAYRDMAVLMRSVANTGPVFQDVMRQRGIPVFVDDNKGYYDTIEIGVMMNLLSVIDNRYRDVPLLSVLRSEIFGFSTEELADIRLRCPEGSYAEAFLQVAGGQGDALAEKAGRVAGLLERWRGLANTMPLPDYVWMLLRESGYYILTGTMPRGDLRQANLRRLVDLTVEFGKTGQASLYGFVKYIDSVRKDKKIDIGQVRLLSENDDVVRMMTIHKSKGLEFPLVIVAGICKRLQYTDSKQKVRFHKDVGLGMFLEDPEHRMEKKTLAYRLVLEKLKEEEREEHKRVLYVAMTRARDRLYLTGVPERGADLLDDKEAGNLSDTTYLGMMPSVEDVVFVEASELLEQEKPVPEHDPDPFPEEGPLEGELRSRLAYRYPYEESARIRSKYSVSALNAQAHRPAASMEEPEEELPDALGEFHEPPEEIPVPHFLAPKQKLTGAERGTIYHKIMETIDFQEVAEGGGEALAASLERMEKEEILLPNERKAVDPMQVLRFFDSPLGKRCVRAAAQGMLYREQSFVLSMERCGEQTGVQGVIDAFFLEGEQIVLLDYKTNRVDPEKPFEDEAARIAEMYREQQAIYAEALEKATGLAVAEKWLYLSAAGKAIRL; translated from the coding sequence ATGAACTGGACAGAGAAACAGAGAGAAACCATCGAAACCAGAGGGAAGAACATTCTGGTGGCGGCCGCAGCCGGGTCTGGAAAGACAGCGGTATTGGTGGAACGTATACGGCGCATGGCCATGGAAGAGGGGATTCCGCTGGACAGCATGTTGATCGTCACCTTCACAAGAGCCGCTGCTGCTGAAATGAAGGAGAAGATCCGCCGCTCCCTGAAAGCAAAGCTGGAAGAGGATCCTTCCGCCAGAGAGCAGCTCGAACGGCTTTCCAGAGCACAGATCAGCACCTTCCACTCCTTCTCCCTGGACGTGGTAAGGCACTTCTTCTTCCTGACAGATCTGGAGCCAGACATCAGCATCTGTGATGACACCAAGAGCAAGCTGATGAAAGAAGAAGCATTGGATGAGCTCTTCCAGGAGGCTTTTGCACGGGATGATGAGGCGTTCTACACCCTGCTGGATTGGTATGGGAACGAAAAGAACGATGGACGTGTGCGGGAGATCATAAGCTCTCTGTACGATACGCTGATGGCACTGCCATCCCCTTTCGAAACACTGGATGAGAAGATACAGGAACTCACTGATTACAGAAGGTCCGAAGGATGGGCATACAGGAAACAGATCATCCGAGGCAAGTTGGAGCGAGCTGCAGAGGCCAGCGAGAAGGCCTGGGAGGTTCTGGTCGAGGCGGGGTTGGATCGCCTGGCTGAGAAGTATGAGGATGAGAGGAAAACCTACCGTTGCATGGCTACAATGGCTGAGGCGGAGGATTACAGCGGGCTTGCCCGGCTGGCCGCGGAGTTCCCGCGTATGTCACTTCGGGGCAAGAAGGATGAAGAGGAGACCTGGAAGGAGGTCAAGCCATATTACGATGCTCGCAGAGAAGTGGCGAAAAAACTTCGGGGAGAGGTGACGAAGGGATTTCTGGGTGACGAAGAAACAGAACTGGCGGAGATCGCTTCTCTGGTGCCAGTGGCAAAGACACTTTGCCGTGTCCTGAAGGACTTCCACCTCAGGTTTAAAACCAGGAAGATGGAACAGAAACTGGTGGACTTTAACGACATCGAGCACTACTGCCTGGAGATCCTGCAGGATCCTGATGCCCGCAGATACTATAGAGAGAAACTACGGTATATCTTTGTGGACGAATACCAGGATACCAGCGTGATGCAGGAGGCGATCATCGATGCCATCTCCGGCAAGGACAATGTGTTCATGGTTGGTGATGTCAAACAAAGCATCTACAAGTTCCGACTGGCGGAGCCAGAGATCTTCCGAGAGAGGTACGAGAGGTATGGAGAAGGCGCGGAGGATGCGGTGCGCATCGATCTGAACCGCAACTTTCGATCCAAGCCGGTGATCCTTGACTGGATCAATGACCGGTTCACGCCCCTGATGGAAGGGTATGACGAGGCGGCCCGGCTGTATCCGGGAATCGACTGCCCTGAGGAATTCGCCTTTCGACCTGAGATACGGCTTCTGGCAGAGGAGGAAGAGTCCGAGAATCTGGATGAAGAGCTGCAGGAGATGCAGAAGGACGAGAAGGAAGCACATCTGGTCTGCAATATCATCGAGGAGAACCTGGGAAAACCATTTTTCGACAGCAAGGCTCCAGGAGGAGGATGTGTCCGTCCCATGGCGTACCGTGATATGGCGGTTCTTATGCGCTCCGTAGCGAACACCGGCCCGGTGTTCCAGGATGTGATGAGGCAGAGGGGGATCCCCGTGTTCGTAGACGATAACAAGGGATACTACGACACCATCGAGATAGGTGTGATGATGAACCTCCTTTCGGTCATCGATAACCGTTACAGAGATGTGCCTCTTCTCTCCGTGCTTCGCTCCGAGATTTTCGGGTTCAGCACGGAGGAGCTGGCGGATATTCGGTTGCGGTGTCCGGAGGGGAGTTACGCCGAGGCGTTTCTGCAGGTAGCCGGCGGGCAGGGAGATGCACTGGCAGAGAAAGCGGGCCGAGTGGCAGGGCTGCTGGAGCGCTGGAGGGGGCTGGCCAACACCATGCCGCTGCCGGACTATGTCTGGATGCTGCTGCGGGAGTCCGGATACTACATTTTGACAGGTACAATGCCGCGGGGAGATCTCAGGCAGGCCAATCTGCGCAGGCTGGTGGATCTCACCGTGGAGTTTGGAAAGACCGGACAGGCCTCCCTGTATGGCTTTGTGAAATATATCGATAGCGTTCGAAAGGACAAGAAGATCGACATCGGACAGGTGCGGCTTCTGTCGGAGAATGACGATGTGGTCAGGATGATGACCATCCACAAGAGTAAGGGGCTGGAGTTCCCCCTGGTGATCGTAGCGGGAATCTGCAAGCGCCTGCAGTACACTGACTCCAAGCAGAAGGTCCGCTTCCACAAGGACGTGGGACTGGGAATGTTTCTGGAAGATCCAGAACACCGGATGGAAAAGAAAACCCTGGCATACCGCCTGGTGTTGGAGAAACTGAAGGAAGAGGAACGGGAGGAGCACAAGCGCGTCCTTTATGTAGCCATGACAAGGGCGCGGGATCGTCTCTACCTGACCGGCGTGCCTGAGAGAGGCGCCGACCTGCTGGATGACAAGGAGGCGGGAAACCTGAGTGACACCACTTATCTGGGGATGATGCCCTCGGTGGAGGATGTGGTCTTTGTGGAGGCATCGGAGCTGTTGGAGCAGGAAAAGCCTGTGCCGGAGCATGATCCCGATCCGTTCCCGGAAGAAGGCCCGCTGGAAGGGGAACTCCGCAGCCGCCTCGCCTATCGGTATCCCTACGAGGAAAGTGCCAGGATCCGCTCCAAGTACTCGGTCAGCGCCCTGAACGCGCAGGCACACAGACCTGCCGCTTCCATGGAAGAACCGGAAGAGGAACTGCCCGATGCACTTGGAGAGTTCCACGAGCCCCCGGAGGAGATCCCCGTGCCGCATTTCCTGGCACCGAAACAGAAACTGACCGGTGCGGAACGAGGTACGATTTACCATAAGATCATGGAGACCATCGATTTCCAAGAGGTGGCAGAAGGCGGCGGCGAAGCGCTGGCCGCTTCCCTGGAGCGCATGGAGAAGGAGGAGATCCTGTTGCCGAATGAACGGAAGGCGGTGGATCCGATGCAGGTGCTGCGATTTTTTGATAGTCCCCTGGGGAAGCGATGCGTTCGGGCTGCGGCACAAGGGATGCTATACAGGGAACAAAGCTTTGTGCTCTCCATGGAAAGATGCGGCGAGCAGACCGGGGTGCAGGGCGTCATCGATGCGTTCTTCCTGGAGGGAGAGCAGATCGTGCTTCTGGACTACAAGACCAACCGTGTGGATCCGGAGAAGCCGTTTGAAGATGAGGCTGCCAGGATTGCTGAGATGTATAGGGAGCAGCAAGCAATTTACGCAGAGGCACTGGAGAAGGCCACCGGCCTTGCGGTAGCGGAGAAATGGCTCTACCTGTCCGCAGCTGGGAAAGCGATCAGGTTGTAG
- the gpmI gene encoding 2,3-bisphosphoglycerate-independent phosphoglycerate mutase, which translates to MNNKRPTMLLIMDGFGMNDETFGNAIAQANKPALDEIFSKYPMTRIDACGEAVGLPDGQMGNSEVGHLNIGAGRIVYQELTRITKDAESGNMLENERLNHAIDHVKATGGALHLWGLLSDGGVHSHINHLFALLDMAAGKGVEKIFVHGFLDGRDVPPRCAGTYIQQLEEKLTTIGIGRLASIAGRYYAMDRDKRWERVQLAYDALTLGKGYTAATAAEALAAAYDRDENDEFVKPTVILDDAGNPATVNNGDSVIMFNFRPDRAREITRTFVDKDFDGFEREKVADDLCYICMTTYDATMPGVEIAYPPESYKNTLGEYISSLGLSQLRIAETEKYAHVTFFFNGGVEEPNPGEDRILVPSPKVATYDLQPEMSAYGVTDKVVEQIETGKYDMIILNFANADMVGHTGVMEAAIKAIETLNDCVPRVVNAVLAQGGQVLLTADHGNADVMLDHDNNVVTAHSLNQVPLVYISDTPRELAAGGKLADLAPTMLTLMDIPIPEEMTGNVLVK; encoded by the coding sequence ATGAATAACAAGCGACCGACCATGCTTTTGATCATGGACGGATTTGGAATGAATGACGAGACCTTTGGCAACGCCATCGCCCAGGCCAACAAGCCTGCACTGGATGAGATCTTTTCCAAATACCCTATGACCCGTATTGATGCCTGCGGAGAGGCGGTGGGCCTTCCGGATGGCCAGATGGGCAACTCGGAGGTAGGCCATCTGAACATCGGCGCTGGCCGCATCGTCTATCAGGAACTGACTCGCATCACCAAGGATGCGGAAAGCGGCAACATGCTTGAGAACGAGCGGCTGAACCATGCTATCGACCACGTCAAGGCAACCGGTGGTGCCCTGCACTTGTGGGGTCTTCTGTCCGATGGCGGTGTCCATAGCCACATCAACCACCTGTTCGCTCTGCTCGATATGGCAGCAGGCAAGGGCGTGGAGAAGATCTTTGTGCACGGATTTCTGGATGGCCGTGACGTGCCGCCTCGCTGTGCCGGCACCTATATCCAGCAGTTGGAAGAGAAACTGACAACCATCGGGATCGGACGGCTCGCTTCCATCGCGGGGCGCTACTACGCCATGGACCGTGACAAGCGTTGGGAGAGAGTTCAGCTGGCCTACGATGCCCTGACCCTGGGGAAGGGATATACTGCAGCCACCGCCGCGGAAGCGCTGGCCGCCGCCTATGACCGGGACGAGAACGACGAGTTCGTGAAACCCACCGTGATCCTGGACGATGCCGGTAACCCGGCGACCGTGAACAATGGTGACTCCGTGATCATGTTCAATTTCCGGCCGGATCGCGCCAGAGAGATCACCCGCACCTTCGTGGACAAGGACTTTGACGGGTTTGAGCGGGAGAAGGTGGCGGATGATCTGTGCTACATCTGCATGACCACCTACGATGCCACCATGCCGGGCGTGGAGATCGCCTACCCGCCTGAATCCTACAAGAACACCCTGGGGGAATATATCTCCAGTCTGGGACTCTCGCAGCTGCGCATCGCGGAGACAGAGAAGTACGCGCACGTCACCTTCTTCTTCAACGGCGGCGTGGAGGAGCCTAACCCCGGTGAAGACCGGATTCTGGTGCCCTCCCCCAAGGTGGCCACCTACGACCTGCAACCGGAGATGAGCGCCTATGGTGTCACCGACAAGGTGGTGGAGCAGATTGAGACCGGCAAGTACGATATGATCATTCTGAACTTTGCGAACGCGGACATGGTCGGTCACACCGGAGTGATGGAGGCTGCCATCAAGGCGATCGAGACCCTGAACGACTGCGTGCCCCGCGTGGTGAATGCAGTCCTGGCTCAGGGCGGCCAGGTGCTCCTCACCGCGGACCACGGCAACGCGGACGTGATGCTTGACCACGACAACAACGTGGTCACTGCTCACTCCCTGAACCAGGTCCCCCTGGTCTACATCTCCGATACGCCTCGGGAATTGGCAGCAGGTGGCAAACTGGCCGACCTGGCCCCCACCATGCTGACGCTGATGGATATCCCGATCCCGGAGGAGATGACCGGGAATGTGCTGGTGAAATAG
- a CDS encoding PotD/PotF family extracellular solute-binding protein: protein MRSHRGKKALVLALALLAALFITLLTACDHSDEKEVRVYCYGDYMDPAVIDGFEKETGIKVILDTYDTVEEMYPVIKNRAGVYDVLCPSDYMVERMIAEDLLAPLHKANLPHLKNIGKRYLTMASQSYDPGNRYAVPYQWGTMGIMYNSKALAGREPSSWNDLWDPSYSGSILMQDSMRDTMGASLKAQGLSINSTRKKDLNAAAEYLIRQKPLVYKYANDSARDLLIGNSANLGVVWNGEVLYSQELNRDLDFVIPKEGTEVFIDNWVIPAGAFHPENAEKFIDYMCRGDVAYTNYEYLTYSTPNEAARAMLPKSLQNSPVLFPSDELLARSEVLRDLGPEGNDLVTKYWKKFKAE, encoded by the coding sequence ATGAGATCGCACAGGGGTAAGAAAGCATTGGTCCTGGCGTTGGCGCTTTTGGCAGCGCTGTTTATCACGCTGCTTACGGCCTGCGACCACAGCGACGAGAAGGAGGTCCGCGTCTACTGCTACGGGGATTACATGGATCCTGCGGTGATCGATGGCTTTGAGAAGGAGACCGGCATCAAGGTTATCCTGGACACCTACGACACGGTGGAAGAGATGTACCCAGTGATCAAAAACCGAGCCGGTGTCTACGATGTGCTCTGTCCGTCGGATTACATGGTGGAACGAATGATCGCGGAGGATCTCCTGGCGCCTTTGCACAAAGCCAATCTCCCGCATTTGAAAAACATTGGAAAACGATACCTGACCATGGCGTCCCAGAGTTACGACCCGGGAAATCGCTATGCGGTTCCCTACCAGTGGGGTACCATGGGAATCATGTATAACTCCAAGGCTCTTGCTGGCAGAGAGCCCTCCTCCTGGAATGACCTGTGGGATCCATCCTACAGCGGGAGCATCCTTATGCAGGACAGCATGCGGGATACCATGGGGGCCAGCCTGAAGGCCCAGGGGCTATCCATCAACAGCACCCGAAAGAAGGACCTGAACGCGGCAGCTGAGTACCTGATCCGCCAGAAACCGCTGGTCTACAAGTACGCCAACGACTCCGCCCGGGATCTGCTCATCGGAAATTCCGCGAATCTGGGGGTGGTCTGGAATGGGGAGGTCCTGTACAGTCAGGAACTGAACCGGGATCTGGACTTTGTGATCCCGAAGGAGGGGACGGAGGTGTTCATCGACAACTGGGTGATCCCCGCGGGCGCCTTTCATCCTGAGAACGCGGAGAAGTTCATCGACTATATGTGCCGCGGTGACGTGGCCTATACCAACTACGAGTACCTGACCTACAGTACCCCCAACGAGGCAGCGCGGGCCATGCTCCCAAAGTCACTCCAAAACAGCCCGGTGCTCTTTCCCTCGGATGAGCTGTTGGCCCGCTCCGAGGTGCTCCGGGACCTGGGGCCCGAAGGGAACGATCTGGTGACAAAGTACTGGAAGAAGTTCAAGGCAGAATAA
- a CDS encoding ABC transporter permease subunit translates to MKAIRTIYLMLVMLFLYLPILTLMVFSFNESKSMFKWSGFSLKWYGEMFRDGQILSAIGNTFLIALLSAAIAVVIGVLACIGIDAMSRQSRNLIMGLNNIPLLNADIVTGISLMLTFIAFGFYLNLGTVLLAHITFNIPYVILSVMPRIRQLGPSSYEAALDLGASPAYAFRKVIIPEIRPGIISGFLLAFTMSVDDFVVTHFTRGAGINTISTLIYSQVKVGIRPTLFALSTVIFLTVLVVLVIVNIASDREPNEEEFFHEIAQG, encoded by the coding sequence GTGAAAGCGATCCGAACCATCTACCTCATGCTGGTCATGCTTTTCCTGTACCTGCCCATCCTGACACTGATGGTGTTTTCCTTCAATGAGAGCAAGTCCATGTTCAAGTGGAGCGGCTTTTCTCTGAAATGGTACGGGGAGATGTTTCGAGACGGACAGATCCTGTCTGCCATCGGAAACACCTTCCTCATCGCACTGCTGTCGGCGGCCATCGCTGTGGTGATCGGGGTGCTGGCCTGCATCGGCATCGATGCCATGAGCCGACAGAGCCGGAATCTCATCATGGGTCTGAACAACATTCCGCTGCTAAACGCGGACATCGTCACTGGCATTTCTCTGATGCTTACCTTTATCGCCTTCGGTTTCTATCTGAACCTGGGGACGGTGTTGCTGGCGCATATCACCTTCAACATTCCCTATGTGATTCTGTCGGTGATGCCGCGGATCCGGCAGTTGGGCCCCAGCAGTTACGAAGCGGCGCTGGATCTGGGCGCCTCTCCGGCCTACGCCTTCCGCAAGGTGATCATCCCGGAGATTCGTCCAGGGATCATTTCCGGGTTTCTGCTGGCATTCACCATGTCGGTGGACGATTTTGTGGTGACCCATTTCACAAGGGGCGCCGGCATCAACACCATCTCCACCCTGATCTACAGCCAGGTGAAGGTGGGTATACGTCCCACGCTGTTCGCTTTGTCCACCGTAATCTTTCTGACTGTGCTTGTGGTGCTGGTGATCGTGAATATTGCGTCGGATAGAGAGCCTAACGAGGAGGAATTTTTCCATGAGATCGCACAGGGGTAA
- a CDS encoding ABC transporter permease: MSRKFLAAPFLVWMLGGTLIPLCLIMYYGFTDREGQFTLRNITAIAEPVHAEALALALLLALASTIICFLIAFPLALILKDSRLGKAGFMVFIFILPMWMNFLLRTMAWQVILEKEGLFDTALSFIGLSMPQIINTPAAVVLGMVYDFLPFMILPIYNALMKLDDSIIEAAYDLGAEKPVVLGRIVLPLIVPGIASGVTMVFVPSLTTFVISNILGGGKIYLIGNIIEQEFTTSANWNLGSGLSLVMMVFVLGSMAILSALDKSGEGVSL; the protein is encoded by the coding sequence ATGTCTAGGAAGTTTCTGGCGGCCCCCTTCCTGGTATGGATGCTGGGCGGGACGCTGATCCCCTTGTGCCTGATCATGTACTACGGGTTCACGGACCGGGAGGGACAGTTCACACTGCGAAACATTACAGCCATTGCGGAGCCTGTACACGCAGAGGCTCTGGCCCTGGCGTTGCTTCTGGCGCTGGCCAGTACAATCATCTGCTTTCTGATCGCCTTTCCTCTGGCGCTGATTCTGAAGGACAGCCGGCTTGGGAAGGCGGGTTTTATGGTGTTTATTTTCATCCTTCCCATGTGGATGAACTTCCTGCTGCGCACCATGGCCTGGCAGGTCATTCTGGAGAAGGAGGGGCTGTTCGACACGGCTTTGTCCTTCATTGGACTCTCCATGCCACAGATCATCAACACACCGGCCGCCGTGGTCTTGGGTATGGTGTACGATTTTCTGCCCTTCATGATCCTTCCCATCTACAACGCGTTGATGAAACTGGACGACAGCATCATCGAGGCGGCTTATGACCTGGGGGCGGAGAAACCGGTGGTGCTCGGCCGCATCGTTCTGCCGCTGATCGTGCCCGGCATCGCCAGCGGTGTGACCATGGTGTTTGTGCCGTCGCTGACCACCTTTGTGATCTCCAACATCCTGGGAGGAGGCAAGATCTATCTCATCGGCAACATCATTGAGCAGGAGTTCACCACCAGTGCCAACTGGAACCTGGGCTCCGGCCTGTCCCTGGTGATGATGGTGTTTGTTCTGGGCAGCATGGCCATCCTTAGCGCCCTGGACAAGAGTGGAGAGGGGGTGAGCCTGTGA
- a CDS encoding ABC transporter ATP-binding protein, translating to MRKALIELKNITKTFEDGNTVLDDFSLRINENEFITLLGPSGCGKTTTLRIVGGFERPDSGRVFFEGRDITDMPPNKRPINTVFQKYALFPHMNVGDNIAFGLRVSGKSESFIRDKVRETLKMVNLSGFQKRRISSLSGGQQQRVAMARAIVNEPKLLLLDEPLGALDLKLREEMAYELIRLKNELGITFLYVTHDQEEALTMSDKVVVMNGGYIQQMGTPEEIYNEPQNAFVADFIGDSNIIDGVMVRDREVRLCGRVFPCVDEGFGQENPVDVVVRPEDVIIGMPGEGALDGVVSHNVFIGVHYEMEIQAGGFEWLVQNTVSYVPGTRVSIDVLPENIQIMHKPTRAEEEAMYKDV from the coding sequence ATGAGAAAAGCTCTGATTGAACTGAAAAACATTACCAAAACCTTCGAGGATGGGAATACCGTCCTCGATGATTTTAGCTTGCGGATAAATGAGAACGAGTTTATCACCCTGCTGGGGCCATCTGGCTGTGGCAAGACCACCACGCTTCGGATCGTGGGCGGTTTTGAGCGGCCAGACAGCGGCAGGGTGTTTTTTGAAGGGAGGGACATCACCGATATGCCTCCAAACAAGCGGCCCATCAACACCGTTTTCCAGAAATACGCCCTGTTCCCACACATGAATGTGGGAGACAACATCGCTTTTGGGCTCAGGGTCAGTGGCAAGAGCGAGTCTTTCATTCGGGACAAGGTAAGGGAAACACTGAAGATGGTGAATCTGTCCGGGTTTCAGAAACGCAGGATCTCCTCTCTTTCCGGTGGCCAACAGCAGCGAGTAGCCATGGCACGGGCTATCGTCAACGAGCCGAAGCTGCTTCTACTGGATGAGCCTTTGGGTGCACTGGACCTGAAACTCCGGGAAGAAATGGCCTACGAACTGATCCGATTGAAGAACGAGCTGGGGATCACCTTCCTCTACGTGACTCACGATCAGGAGGAGGCATTGACCATGAGCGACAAGGTGGTGGTGATGAACGGTGGATACATCCAGCAGATGGGCACACCGGAGGAGATCTACAACGAGCCCCAGAACGCTTTTGTGGCAGACTTCATCGGGGACAGCAATATTATCGATGGAGTGATGGTGAGAGACCGGGAAGTGCGGCTTTGTGGCCGGGTCTTCCCCTGTGTGGACGAGGGATTCGGCCAGGAGAACCCGGTCGATGTGGTAGTGAGGCCGGAGGATGTGATCATCGGCATGCCAGGCGAAGGGGCGCTGGATGGAGTGGTATCCCACAACGTGTTCATCGGCGTCCACTACGAGATGGAGATCCAGGCCGGCGGATTTGAATGGCTGGTGCAGAACACTGTCAGTTATGTGCCCGGCACCCGTGTGAGCATCGACGTGCTTCCGGAAAACATACAGATTATGCACAAACCCACCAGAGCGGAAGAGGAGGCTATGTACAAGGATGTCTAG
- a CDS encoding glutamate--tRNA ligase, whose amino-acid sequence MDYQKLADLLFPEIEKTPEDYEAMYPPRDLPKGAMVTRLGPSPTGFIHLGNLYGAFVDERLAHQSGGVFFLRIEDTDDKRYVEGAVETVIDSLKFFDINFDEGATRDGDVGAYGDYTQSHRGEIYRCFAKKLVAEGKAYPCFLGEEEIGEIRARQEEEKVTPGIYGPYAACREWTLDQVREALEAGKPYVVRLKSEGKEAVTEGEGEESKTIVRKICVEDAIRGKLYMPENFMDIVLLKTTGIPTYHFAHVVDDHLMRTTHVVRGAEWLSTLPVHVELFEKLGWEPPVYCHTAQLMKLDENGNKRKLSKREDPELSLDYYRHQGYHPAAVREYLLTILNSDFEEWRMANPEADIDEFQFTTRKMSNSGALFDLNKLNDISKDVLLKISAEELYDFLRDWAAECAPEYMPMFEDRAYMVKILDLGRADKKPRKDLIYARQIVDFVSYFFDEFYRTEDDMPAEVPEEDIPKILDAYMATYDHSDDQSQWFDKIRTIATDLGYAAKPKDFKKHPEDYKGHVGHVSTVIRITLMGRAQSPDVWTIQQIMGEEMVRRRFGR is encoded by the coding sequence ATGGATTATCAGAAGCTTGCAGATTTACTATTTCCTGAGATCGAGAAAACCCCGGAGGACTACGAGGCGATGTACCCGCCCAGAGATCTGCCGAAGGGGGCCATGGTGACGAGACTTGGCCCGAGTCCCACCGGATTTATTCATTTGGGAAACCTGTACGGGGCCTTCGTGGATGAGCGGTTGGCTCATCAGTCTGGAGGTGTATTCTTTCTTCGCATAGAGGACACCGATGACAAGCGTTATGTAGAGGGCGCTGTGGAGACGGTCATCGATTCGCTGAAGTTCTTCGATATCAACTTCGACGAGGGCGCTACCCGAGATGGAGATGTGGGTGCTTACGGTGACTATACACAAAGCCATCGCGGCGAGATCTATCGCTGTTTTGCCAAGAAGCTGGTGGCAGAAGGGAAGGCCTATCCTTGCTTCCTGGGGGAGGAAGAGATTGGAGAGATCCGCGCCCGCCAGGAGGAGGAAAAGGTGACTCCGGGAATCTACGGTCCCTATGCGGCCTGCCGGGAGTGGACGCTGGATCAGGTGCGAGAAGCGCTGGAAGCCGGAAAACCCTATGTGGTACGCCTGAAGTCAGAGGGCAAAGAGGCTGTGACAGAGGGGGAAGGAGAAGAGTCCAAGACCATTGTCCGCAAGATCTGTGTGGAGGATGCGATCCGAGGCAAGTTGTATATGCCTGAGAATTTCATGGACATCGTACTGCTGAAGACCACCGGCATTCCCACTTATCACTTTGCCCATGTGGTGGATGATCATCTAATGCGGACTACCCATGTGGTGCGTGGCGCAGAGTGGCTCTCTACGCTGCCAGTGCATGTGGAACTGTTTGAGAAGCTGGGATGGGAGCCACCTGTCTATTGTCACACAGCGCAGCTGATGAAACTGGATGAGAACGGAAACAAGCGGAAGCTCTCCAAGAGAGAGGATCCGGAGTTGTCGCTGGATTACTACCGGCATCAGGGGTACCATCCGGCAGCGGTACGGGAATATCTGCTGACCATCCTGAACTCGGACTTCGAAGAGTGGAGAATGGCGAACCCGGAGGCAGACATCGACGAGTTCCAGTTCACCACCCGTAAGATGAGCAATTCAGGCGCTCTGTTTGATCTGAACAAGTTGAACGATATCAGCAAGGACGTGCTCCTGAAGATCTCTGCAGAGGAGCTGTATGACTTCCTGCGGGACTGGGCCGCCGAATGCGCGCCGGAATACATGCCCATGTTTGAGGATCGTGCCTATATGGTGAAGATCCTTGATCTTGGACGGGCAGACAAGAAACCCAGAAAGGATCTGATCTACGCCAGACAGATCGTGGACTTTGTCAGTTATTTCTTTGACGAATTCTACCGGACGGAGGATGACATGCCGGCTGAGGTGCCGGAGGAAGACATCCCAAAGATCCTGGATGCGTATATGGCGACGTACGATCACAGCGATGATCAGAGTCAGTGGTTCGACAAGATCCGGACCATCGCCACAGACCTGGGATATGCCGCCAAACCGAAGGATTTCAAAAAACATCCGGAGGACTACAAGGGTCACGTGGGGCATGTCAGCACCGTGATCCGCATCACATTGATGGGCAGGGCCCAATCACCGGACGTATGGACCATCCAGCAGATCATGGGCGAAGAGATGGTTCGCAGGAGATTTGGTCGATAA